One Edaphobacter lichenicola DNA window includes the following coding sequences:
- a CDS encoding acyl-CoA thioesterase — MIEVVAEKRVGEARVRVRYAETDQMGVVYHSNYLIWFEVGRVELIRSMGLDYKRMEVEEGCGIAVVEVHVRYRAPARYDDELVVETRLVAARGAVIKFGYRVLRIGDGALLCEGETVHVVVGKDMKKRGLPPKYAERFAAYLGSRASHEVDGLQSDR, encoded by the coding sequence ATGATTGAAGTTGTCGCAGAGAAGCGTGTGGGGGAGGCCCGGGTGCGGGTGCGGTATGCCGAGACCGACCAGATGGGCGTGGTGTATCACTCGAACTACCTGATCTGGTTTGAGGTGGGTCGGGTGGAGTTGATCCGCAGCATGGGGCTGGACTACAAGCGGATGGAGGTAGAAGAGGGCTGCGGGATTGCGGTGGTCGAGGTGCATGTGCGGTATCGCGCGCCGGCCCGGTATGACGATGAGTTGGTGGTGGAGACGAGGTTGGTGGCGGCTCGTGGCGCGGTGATCAAGTTCGGGTATAGAGTGCTGCGGATTGGGGATGGCGCGTTGCTGTGCGAGGGCGAGACGGTGCATGTGGTGGTGGGCAAGGACATGAAGAAGAGGGGCCTGCCGCCAAAGTATGCGGAACGTTTTGCGGCGTATCTCGGGTCTCGGGCATCCCATGAGGTAGATGGTTTGCAGTCAGATCGGTGA
- a CDS encoding PadR family transcriptional regulator, which produces MRFFGAGDLRYVILQQIAEKPSHGYEIIKSIQERLGGMYAPSPGVVYPMLTMLEEMGHATVVSEGARKLYTITEEGAKSLAENKAMVDAIFARMDHARSEQGSGRSPQIERAVENFRMALRMKKGPLTTEQIHAITDIIDAAAKQIERA; this is translated from the coding sequence ATGCGGTTCTTCGGCGCGGGCGACCTTCGCTATGTGATCCTGCAGCAGATCGCTGAGAAGCCGAGCCATGGCTACGAGATCATCAAGTCGATCCAGGAGCGGCTGGGCGGAATGTATGCGCCGAGTCCGGGCGTGGTGTATCCGATGCTGACGATGCTGGAGGAGATGGGGCATGCGACCGTGGTCTCCGAGGGCGCGCGCAAGCTTTATACGATCACGGAAGAAGGGGCAAAGTCGCTGGCCGAGAACAAGGCGATGGTCGATGCGATCTTCGCGAGGATGGACCATGCTCGGAGTGAGCAGGGGAGTGGTCGTTCTCCTCAGATCGAACGCGCGGTGGAGAACTTTCGGATGGCGCTGCGGATGAAGAAAGGCCCGCTGACGACGGAACAGATTCACGCGATCACGGACATCATTGACGCTGCTGCCAAGCAGATTGAGAGGGCTTGA
- a CDS encoding SDR family oxidoreductase, whose translation MSTDKKVALITGGNKGIGLETARQLGKLGITVLIGVRDVAKGDAAVAELKKDGVEARAVKLDVDNPADYAAVAKLIEKDYGVLDILVNNAGIFLDGRKGNATSTTSKEILQKTFNTNFFAVVGLTQTLLPLLKKSLGGRIVNLSSILGSNTLHATPGSFIYDAKTFAYDASKSALNSFTIHLSHELKDTKIKVNSAHPGWVKTDMGGEGAQLDIVTGAKTSVELATLQDSGPNGEFLHLGKALPW comes from the coding sequence ATGAGTACTGACAAGAAGGTTGCGCTGATTACGGGTGGTAATAAAGGGATTGGGTTGGAGACCGCACGGCAGCTTGGGAAGCTTGGGATTACTGTGCTGATTGGCGTTCGCGACGTGGCCAAAGGCGACGCTGCGGTTGCGGAGTTGAAGAAGGACGGCGTAGAAGCGCGTGCGGTGAAGCTGGATGTGGATAATCCGGCGGACTATGCGGCGGTGGCAAAGTTGATCGAGAAGGATTATGGCGTGCTCGATATTCTGGTCAATAACGCGGGCATTTTCCTGGATGGGCGGAAGGGGAATGCGACTTCCACGACGTCAAAAGAAATTTTGCAGAAGACGTTCAATACGAACTTCTTTGCGGTGGTGGGGCTGACTCAGACGTTGCTGCCGCTTTTGAAGAAGAGCCTGGGTGGGCGGATTGTGAATCTTTCGAGCATTCTGGGTTCGAATACGCTGCACGCTACGCCGGGGTCGTTTATCTACGATGCGAAGACGTTTGCTTATGACGCTTCGAAGTCGGCGCTCAACTCGTTTACGATTCATCTTTCGCATGAGTTGAAGGATACGAAGATCAAGGTGAACTCGGCGCACCCCGGGTGGGTGAAGACGGATATGGGTGGCGAAGGTGCGCAGTTGGATATTGTTACCGGTGCGAAGACCTCGGTAGAGCTGGCGACGTTGCAGGATAGTGGGCCGAATGGGGAGTTTCTTCACCTTGGTAAGGCGCTGCCCTGGTAG
- a CDS encoding acyl-CoA carboxylase subunit beta: MLRLARFCERAVIGGWKLESALGSKLDVKAARFGANRAALQVLMAALRVSEDEIRLGGGAKAAEAQRAKGRLTVRERLALLLDDGSEFLELGLWAAYGMYGEYGGAPAAGVVTGLGRVSGRLCMIVANDATVKAGAFFPMTAKKVLRAQTIALENRIPTLYLVDSAGVFLPLQEDVFPDTDDFGRVFRNNAVMSSLGVPQITAIMGMCVAGGAYLPVMTDTVLMTEGSGLFLAGPSLVQAAIGQKTDAEELGGAAMHAEISGTVDFKEPNDHLCLARLRSLVGKIGSPAKAPFSVIAYDGVKDAPKFAAEDLYGLIDPDPAKAASNVYDMREVIARIVDRSEFDEYKAEFGRTVLCGYARIGGRAVGIVANQKMHQSQTVAVGPQAGEKRTEFGGVIYTESAQKAARFIMDCNQSLVPLIFLHDVNGFMVGKDAEWSGIIRAGAKMVSAVSTSVVPKITVIVGGSFGAGHYAMCGKAYDPRFLFAWPTARYAVMSGASAANTLAEVRAKQMERGGKMLSDAEKKELYDEIKSSYDAQADPRYGAARLWIDSIIDPVKTREVLMTALEAASLNPDVARFNPGVLQT; the protein is encoded by the coding sequence ATGCTAAGGCTGGCACGGTTTTGTGAACGGGCGGTTATCGGAGGATGGAAGTTGGAGAGTGCGTTGGGGTCGAAGCTGGATGTGAAGGCGGCGCGGTTCGGTGCGAATCGTGCGGCGTTGCAGGTGTTGATGGCGGCGTTGCGGGTTTCGGAGGACGAGATTCGGCTGGGTGGCGGGGCGAAGGCGGCGGAGGCGCAGAGGGCCAAGGGGCGGCTGACGGTGCGGGAGCGGCTGGCGCTGCTGCTGGATGACGGCAGTGAGTTTCTGGAGCTGGGCCTGTGGGCCGCGTATGGGATGTATGGCGAGTATGGCGGTGCGCCGGCGGCGGGGGTGGTGACCGGGCTGGGGCGGGTGAGCGGGCGGCTGTGCATGATCGTAGCGAATGATGCGACGGTGAAGGCAGGGGCGTTTTTTCCGATGACGGCGAAGAAGGTGCTGCGGGCGCAGACGATTGCGCTGGAGAACCGGATACCGACGTTGTATCTCGTGGATTCGGCGGGGGTGTTTCTGCCGCTGCAGGAGGATGTGTTTCCGGATACGGATGATTTTGGCAGGGTGTTTCGCAATAACGCGGTGATGAGCTCGCTGGGGGTGCCGCAGATTACGGCGATTATGGGCATGTGCGTGGCGGGTGGGGCCTACCTGCCGGTGATGACGGATACGGTTTTGATGACGGAGGGGTCGGGGTTGTTTCTGGCGGGGCCGTCGCTGGTGCAGGCGGCGATTGGGCAGAAGACGGACGCCGAGGAGCTGGGTGGGGCGGCGATGCATGCGGAGATCTCGGGCACCGTAGACTTCAAGGAGCCGAATGATCATCTGTGCCTGGCACGGTTACGTTCTCTGGTGGGGAAGATCGGTTCGCCGGCGAAGGCACCGTTTAGTGTTATCGCGTATGACGGGGTGAAGGATGCGCCGAAGTTTGCGGCGGAGGATTTGTATGGGCTGATTGATCCCGATCCGGCGAAGGCTGCGAGCAATGTGTACGACATGCGCGAGGTGATTGCGCGGATTGTGGATCGCTCGGAGTTTGATGAGTACAAGGCAGAGTTTGGGCGGACGGTTTTGTGTGGGTATGCTCGAATTGGCGGGCGGGCTGTGGGGATTGTGGCGAATCAGAAGATGCACCAGTCGCAGACGGTAGCGGTGGGACCGCAGGCTGGAGAGAAGCGGACGGAGTTTGGTGGGGTGATCTATACGGAGAGTGCGCAGAAGGCGGCGCGGTTCATTATGGATTGCAATCAGAGCCTGGTGCCGCTGATCTTTCTGCATGATGTGAATGGGTTCATGGTGGGGAAGGATGCGGAGTGGAGCGGGATTATTCGTGCCGGGGCGAAGATGGTGAGCGCGGTGAGTACGAGCGTGGTGCCGAAGATCACGGTGATCGTGGGCGGGAGCTTTGGGGCGGGGCACTATGCGATGTGTGGGAAGGCTTATGATCCGCGGTTTTTGTTTGCGTGGCCTACGGCTCGGTATGCGGTGATGAGCGGGGCTTCGGCTGCGAATACTTTGGCTGAGGTTAGGGCGAAGCAGATGGAGCGCGGAGGGAAGATGCTGTCGGATGCGGAGAAGAAGGAGCTGTATGACGAGATTAAGTCGTCGTATGATGCACAGGCCGATCCGAGGTATGGGGCGGCGAGGCTTTGGATCGATTCGATTATTGATCCGGTGAAGACGCGGGAGGTTTTGATGACGGCGCTCGAGGCGGCTAGTTTGAATCCTGATGTGGCTAGGTTTAATCCGGGGGTTTTGCAGACGTGA
- the pncA gene encoding bifunctional nicotinamidase/pyrazinamidase, whose amino-acid sequence MQLQPTDALLVIDVQNDFMPGGTLAIADGDAVVPLINALAKKFDHVILTQDWHPTQHISFAATHAATHANAQPYETIQAPYGPQTLWPEHVLQHTEGAAFHPALRIPHAELILRKGFRRHIDSYSAFLENDHATPTGLAGYLRERNLTRLFLCGLAYDFCVRYSALDGHALGFETIVIEDATRPVNLAASVTETNEALAVAGIPRIASDSL is encoded by the coding sequence ATGCAACTCCAACCCACCGACGCCCTCCTCGTCATCGACGTCCAAAACGACTTCATGCCCGGTGGCACCTTGGCCATCGCAGACGGCGACGCCGTCGTACCCCTCATCAACGCCCTTGCAAAAAAGTTCGACCATGTCATCCTCACCCAGGACTGGCACCCCACCCAACACATCTCCTTCGCCGCCACCCACGCCGCAACTCATGCGAACGCCCAGCCCTACGAGACCATCCAGGCCCCCTACGGCCCTCAGACACTCTGGCCCGAACACGTCCTCCAACACACCGAGGGCGCAGCCTTCCATCCCGCACTCCGCATCCCCCACGCCGAACTCATCCTCCGCAAAGGGTTCCGCCGCCACATCGACAGCTACTCCGCCTTCCTCGAGAACGACCACGCCACACCCACCGGCCTCGCCGGCTACCTCCGCGAGCGCAACCTCACCCGCCTCTTCCTCTGCGGCCTCGCCTACGACTTCTGCGTCCGCTACTCCGCCCTCGACGGCCACGCCCTCGGCTTCGAGACCATAGTCATCGAAGACGCCACCCGCCCCGTCAACCTAGCAGCCTCAGTCACCGAAACCAACGAAGCCCTAGCCGTCGCCGGCATTCCCCGCATCGCATCTGACAGCTTGTGA
- a CDS encoding hydroxymethylglutaryl-CoA lyase, which produces MVKIIECPRDAWQGLPKNMPAEVKADYLRVLIAAGFKHIDAVSFVSRSAVPQMADSELVLEYLDPPDDVEIIGIVVNAKGAERAVKTGSVQTVGFPYSVSPAFLQRNQGQTPEEALEELEKVGTLAYKAGMDVVAYISMAFGNPYGEAWSIDEVVAACDLLADNGVTQISLADTVGLATPKQVSDLVADVLAVHEGIEIGVHLHARPDQAAVKIRAAYEAGCRRFDAAIGGLGGCPFAQDALVGNVATEVLLAELKGLGAELEPLRPLDGLLAASAEISRKYGERVQ; this is translated from the coding sequence ATGGTGAAGATTATTGAGTGTCCGCGGGATGCATGGCAGGGGCTGCCTAAGAATATGCCGGCGGAGGTGAAGGCGGATTATCTGCGGGTGTTGATTGCGGCGGGGTTCAAGCATATCGATGCTGTGAGCTTTGTATCGCGGTCGGCGGTGCCGCAGATGGCGGACTCGGAGTTGGTGCTGGAGTATCTGGATCCGCCGGATGATGTGGAGATTATCGGGATCGTTGTAAATGCGAAGGGGGCGGAGCGGGCGGTGAAGACGGGGAGCGTGCAGACGGTGGGGTTTCCTTATTCCGTGTCGCCGGCGTTTTTGCAGCGGAATCAGGGGCAGACGCCGGAGGAGGCGCTGGAAGAGCTGGAGAAGGTGGGCACGCTGGCGTATAAGGCGGGGATGGATGTGGTGGCGTATATCTCGATGGCGTTTGGGAACCCTTATGGCGAGGCGTGGAGTATCGACGAGGTGGTTGCTGCCTGCGATCTGTTGGCGGACAACGGCGTGACGCAGATCTCGCTGGCGGATACGGTGGGGCTGGCGACACCGAAGCAGGTGAGCGATCTGGTGGCAGATGTTCTGGCGGTGCATGAGGGGATTGAGATTGGGGTGCATCTGCATGCGAGGCCGGACCAGGCTGCGGTGAAGATCCGTGCGGCTTACGAGGCGGGGTGTCGGCGGTTCGATGCCGCGATCGGCGGGTTGGGTGGGTGTCCGTTTGCCCAGGATGCGCTGGTGGGGAATGTCGCTACGGAGGTGCTGCTGGCGGAGCTGAAGGGGCTCGGGGCGGAGTTGGAGCCGTTGCGGCCGCTGGATGGGTTGTTGGCGGCGAGTGCGGAGATCTCTCGGAAGTATGGGGAGAGAGTGCAGTAA
- a CDS encoding HD domain-containing protein has protein sequence MSDGFGRGQALGLLEEWTKGESLRKHGLAVSVCTEAYGVMEASRLGLAGEAAAEFVGRYASAGLLHDMDYERHPTLGEHPFVGVKHLRELGWPDEVLHAILAHADYSGTPRESHLDKALFACDELAGFLTACALVKPSKSIHEVEVAGVKKKMKDKAFARAVKREDITDGAELLGVSLEEHVGNCLKAMQARAGELGLEGGTG, from the coding sequence ATGAGCGATGGTTTTGGACGAGGGCAGGCGCTGGGGTTGCTGGAAGAGTGGACCAAGGGCGAGAGCCTGCGGAAGCATGGGTTGGCGGTCTCGGTTTGTACGGAGGCCTATGGCGTGATGGAGGCTTCGCGGTTGGGGCTCGCGGGGGAGGCGGCGGCGGAGTTTGTCGGAAGATATGCGAGTGCGGGGCTGCTGCACGATATGGACTATGAGCGGCATCCGACGCTGGGGGAACATCCGTTTGTCGGGGTGAAGCATCTGCGTGAGCTGGGATGGCCGGACGAGGTGCTGCATGCGATTCTGGCGCACGCGGACTACTCGGGAACGCCGCGGGAGTCGCACCTCGATAAGGCGCTGTTTGCGTGCGATGAGCTTGCGGGATTTCTGACGGCTTGCGCGCTGGTGAAACCTTCGAAGTCGATTCACGAGGTGGAGGTGGCGGGGGTGAAGAAGAAGATGAAGGATAAGGCGTTCGCGCGGGCGGTGAAGCGGGAGGATATTACCGATGGCGCGGAGTTGCTTGGGGTGAGCTTGGAGGAGCATGTGGGGAATTGTCTGAAGGCGATGCAGGCGCGGGCGGGGGAGTTAGGACTGGAGGGTGGCACCGGTTAG
- a CDS encoding aspartyl protease family protein: MNDSAAAILPASWLSLFVLAILTSTGFAQTAPSAKSASCKIDHAAPTPTELAFYRDDYKKSADLAAAEYKADPKNSRSRQLEIDSLIGQGKLDEARKKTDAWTLAEPTDPVAIVTAGELRHAEGDWVESYALMLKALKLDPCLPAAYEGLAEYESLAGYHATAQKHLVLAHQLSPNNENIRFAWINSLNDEQSAAELANFVQEAKSIDDKRRTSLARRLEQEDSSLKNRCELSSATGPLQIPMTPVYGAIGIDHYGLEIAFNGHKRTLQIDTGASGFLLTHSKFSGIGLQKVNSSRVWGFGDQGSNAIDQFTAASVHIGGIEFKNCNVGALENFSVMGGGHIGQALDTSDGLVGTDIFSRYLVTVDYVKHEIRLEPLPQSSSAPTAPLDGLGGDPANDLSSFDRIKPPSMQNWTSIYRRGHQLIMPVVINSSKPTLFIVDTGSFTNLIDTDFAKQVTQTKDSMNLIRGVSGVSKLKEAGSFTADFAGLRLPVTNMDSLNLSRFDGVHGFLGYPTLEQLVMHIDYRDNLVLFEAPNGHK, encoded by the coding sequence ATGAACGACTCGGCCGCTGCGATTCTGCCTGCCTCTTGGTTATCCCTCTTCGTCTTAGCCATCCTCACGTCAACCGGCTTTGCACAGACAGCTCCCTCTGCTAAAAGTGCTTCCTGCAAAATCGATCATGCTGCCCCCACCCCAACCGAGTTGGCGTTTTACCGTGACGACTATAAAAAGTCGGCTGACCTCGCCGCAGCCGAATACAAGGCTGACCCCAAAAACAGTCGCAGCCGGCAGCTTGAGATTGACAGCCTGATAGGTCAGGGCAAACTCGACGAAGCCAGAAAAAAGACCGATGCATGGACCCTCGCCGAGCCAACAGATCCTGTCGCGATCGTCACCGCCGGCGAGCTCCGCCACGCTGAAGGAGACTGGGTCGAGTCCTACGCGCTCATGCTCAAGGCGCTCAAGCTCGACCCCTGTCTCCCCGCCGCCTACGAGGGGCTGGCCGAGTATGAATCCCTCGCCGGCTACCACGCCACCGCACAAAAACATCTCGTACTTGCCCACCAACTCAGCCCCAACAACGAGAACATTCGTTTCGCCTGGATCAACTCCCTGAACGACGAACAGTCCGCAGCCGAACTTGCAAATTTTGTCCAAGAAGCCAAATCGATCGACGACAAGCGTCGAACTTCCCTGGCCAGGCGGCTCGAACAGGAAGACTCCAGCCTCAAAAATCGTTGCGAACTATCATCTGCAACCGGACCCCTGCAAATACCGATGACACCCGTCTACGGTGCCATCGGTATCGACCACTACGGTCTTGAAATCGCCTTCAACGGACACAAACGCACCCTCCAGATCGACACCGGCGCCAGCGGGTTTCTCCTCACGCACAGCAAATTCTCCGGAATAGGTCTGCAAAAGGTGAACTCCTCCCGCGTCTGGGGCTTCGGCGATCAGGGCTCCAACGCCATCGACCAATTCACCGCCGCATCGGTTCATATCGGAGGCATCGAATTCAAGAACTGCAACGTCGGTGCTCTGGAAAACTTCAGCGTCATGGGCGGTGGCCACATCGGCCAGGCCCTCGATACAAGCGACGGCCTCGTTGGAACCGACATCTTCTCTCGTTACCTCGTCACCGTCGACTACGTAAAACACGAGATCCGCCTTGAGCCGTTGCCGCAATCTTCCTCCGCTCCCACGGCGCCACTGGACGGGCTCGGTGGTGACCCGGCAAACGACCTCAGCAGCTTCGACCGCATCAAGCCGCCATCCATGCAGAACTGGACCAGCATCTACCGCCGGGGCCACCAGCTCATCATGCCCGTCGTCATCAACAGCAGCAAGCCGACGCTCTTCATTGTCGATACCGGCTCCTTCACCAACTTGATCGACACGGACTTCGCCAAGCAAGTGACCCAAACAAAGGACTCCATGAACCTTATCCGTGGCGTCTCCGGAGTAAGCAAACTGAAAGAAGCTGGCAGCTTCACCGCAGACTTCGCTGGCCTTCGGCTTCCCGTCACCAATATGGACTCGCTCAACCTGTCACGATTCGACGGAGTTCACGGCTTCCTCGGCTACCCCACTCTCGAACAGCTCGTCATGCACATCGACTATCGCGACAACCTGGTCCTGTTCGAAGCTCCCAACGGACACAAGTGA
- a CDS encoding enoyl-CoA hydratase/isomerase family protein: protein MSYVTILVTDVDGVRMITLNRPERRNAMTPEMQQELIQAMEEAAASDCSVVVFAGAGEAFCAGLDLSALQGMNDKSAAEHTADAERIARLFRTLYELPKPTIAAVHGAAIAGGTGLATMCDFTLAVPGAKFGYTEVKIGFVPAVVSAFLVLQIGEKPARDLLLTGRIFTSEEAARLGLVNEVVDAEKLTARTLELVGMLRANSLEAMAATKRLLRAQNKAWLDAAIAEALAANAEARGTHDFREGVAAFLEKRKPVWGKG, encoded by the coding sequence GTGAGTTATGTAACTATTTTGGTTACCGATGTGGACGGGGTTCGGATGATTACTTTGAATCGTCCGGAGCGGCGCAATGCGATGACGCCTGAGATGCAGCAGGAGTTGATTCAGGCGATGGAAGAGGCTGCGGCGAGCGACTGTAGCGTGGTGGTGTTTGCGGGCGCGGGAGAGGCGTTTTGTGCCGGTTTGGATTTGAGCGCGCTGCAGGGGATGAATGATAAGTCCGCCGCGGAACATACCGCAGATGCGGAACGAATTGCGCGGCTGTTTCGAACGCTGTATGAACTGCCAAAGCCGACGATAGCGGCTGTGCATGGAGCGGCGATTGCGGGTGGGACCGGGCTGGCGACGATGTGCGACTTTACGCTGGCGGTGCCGGGGGCGAAGTTCGGATATACGGAGGTGAAGATCGGATTTGTGCCGGCGGTGGTGTCGGCTTTTCTGGTGTTGCAGATTGGGGAGAAGCCGGCGCGGGATCTGCTGCTAACGGGACGGATCTTTACCAGCGAAGAGGCGGCGCGACTGGGGTTGGTGAATGAGGTTGTCGACGCGGAGAAGCTGACGGCGCGGACGCTGGAGCTGGTAGGGATGTTGCGGGCAAATAGTCTTGAGGCGATGGCGGCGACGAAGCGGTTGCTCAGGGCGCAGAATAAGGCGTGGCTGGATGCGGCGATTGCGGAGGCACTGGCGGCGAACGCGGAGGCAAGGGGTACGCATGATTTTCGCGAGGGGGTGGCGGCATTTTTGGAGAAGAGGAAGCCTGTTTGGGGCAAGGGTTGA
- a CDS encoding isoprenyl transferase: MRASTPLPNSSRVPNRSHELSAEEQSVYRQLDPAKIPQHVAIIMDGNGRWAGKRALKRFLGHQKGAESVQFVVETASRINLPWLTLYAFSLENNLRRPKSEVSFLMKLLKSYLVGNVKRMNDNNVRMAYIGRTHDLPQEVQDTMQWASEATAKNTGTTLTLALNYGARSEIVDAVRTILTDLTTEAHTRGCSVEDLLGAGALESLDEPTIARALYTAHMPDPDLVIRTSGEQRISNFLLWQIAYSEIFVTDRLWPDFNGLHLLEAINAYQHRERRFGGLGESFTDEDLNNLEPAEEVAAEIKDHLIPKSDAKADSKSEAKPDAVLTRR, translated from the coding sequence TTGCGCGCATCAACACCCCTACCGAACTCCAGCCGCGTTCCCAATCGCAGCCATGAGCTCTCTGCCGAAGAGCAGAGCGTCTACCGGCAGCTGGATCCAGCAAAAATTCCGCAACACGTCGCCATCATCATGGACGGCAACGGCCGCTGGGCCGGAAAACGTGCCCTCAAGCGCTTCCTCGGCCATCAGAAGGGCGCCGAGTCCGTTCAGTTCGTCGTAGAGACTGCCTCGCGCATCAATCTACCTTGGCTCACCCTCTACGCCTTCTCGCTCGAGAACAACCTCCGCCGCCCCAAGTCCGAAGTCAGCTTCCTCATGAAGCTGCTCAAGAGCTACCTCGTCGGCAACGTCAAGCGCATGAACGACAACAACGTCCGCATGGCCTACATCGGTCGCACCCACGACCTCCCGCAGGAAGTCCAGGACACCATGCAGTGGGCCTCCGAGGCCACCGCCAAGAACACCGGCACCACCCTCACCCTCGCCCTCAACTACGGCGCCCGCTCCGAGATCGTCGACGCCGTCCGCACCATCCTCACCGACCTCACCACCGAAGCCCACACCCGCGGCTGCTCCGTCGAGGACCTCCTCGGCGCCGGCGCCCTCGAGTCCCTCGACGAACCCACCATCGCGCGCGCCCTCTACACCGCGCACATGCCCGACCCCGACCTCGTCATCCGCACCTCTGGCGAGCAGCGCATCTCCAACTTCCTCCTCTGGCAGATCGCCTACTCGGAGATCTTCGTCACCGACCGCCTCTGGCCCGACTTCAACGGCCTCCATCTGCTCGAGGCCATCAACGCCTACCAGCATCGCGAGCGCCGCTTCGGTGGCCTCGGCGAAAGCTTCACCGACGAAGACCTCAACAACCTCGAGCCAGCCGAAGAAGTAGCCGCCGAGATCAAGGACCACCTCATCCCCAAATCGGACGCCAAAGCCGACAGCAAATCCGAAGCAAAGCCCGACGCCGTCCTCACCCGCCGCTAG
- a CDS encoding DUF3861 domain-containing protein has product MNSYRYRVTVEALTGAKGEPVEGRTLSFEAANHDDILGIVERMRARLPFDSDTVASLGVGLKLFSEVALMQRNDPMFATIRPALGEFVRGLKQRPETVGSGGPGRLL; this is encoded by the coding sequence ATGAACTCTTACCGTTACAGAGTCACGGTTGAGGCGCTGACTGGAGCGAAGGGAGAGCCGGTGGAGGGACGGACACTGTCGTTCGAAGCTGCGAACCACGACGATATTCTGGGGATCGTGGAGAGGATGCGAGCTCGGCTGCCATTCGATAGCGACACGGTCGCGTCGCTGGGAGTTGGTTTGAAGTTGTTCTCCGAGGTGGCTCTGATGCAGCGGAACGATCCGATGTTTGCGACGATTCGTCCGGCGCTGGGGGAGTTTGTGCGTGGGTTGAAGCAGCGTCCTGAGACCGTTGGCTCTGGCGGTCCGGGTAGGTTGCTTTAG
- a CDS encoding cobalamin B12-binding domain-containing protein, producing the protein MPNSMPNTPRIRVLVAKPGLDGHDRGAKIIARALRDAGMEVIYTGLRQTPEMIVSAAIQEDVDCIGLSILSGAHNVIVPRITALLREQKAEDILLVLGGTIPDEDQPKLKENGVSAIFGPGTPLETTITFIRENVKPRTLAL; encoded by the coding sequence ATGCCTAACTCAATGCCCAATACGCCTCGAATCCGCGTTCTCGTCGCAAAGCCAGGCCTCGACGGCCACGACCGCGGCGCCAAGATCATCGCCCGAGCCCTCCGCGACGCCGGCATGGAGGTCATCTACACCGGCCTCCGCCAGACCCCCGAGATGATCGTCTCCGCCGCCATTCAGGAGGACGTCGACTGCATCGGCCTCTCCATCCTCTCCGGCGCCCACAACGTCATCGTCCCCCGCATCACCGCCCTCCTCCGCGAACAGAAGGCTGAAGACATCCTCCTCGTCCTGGGGGGCACCATCCCCGATGAGGATCAGCCGAAATTAAAGGAAAACGGCGTCTCGGCCATCTTCGGACCGGGAACGCCGCTTGAAACCACCATCACCTTCATCCGCGAGAACGTAAAACCGCGAACCCTCGCTCTTTGA
- a CDS encoding helix-turn-helix domain-containing protein yields MATMMAPVEQREVLRCDHCSLVQFRTANALCRRCHKCLEVEEPEPAPTPLALVPPPSTQEGGLQVAHAVRDLRHVRNLSQRQLAARMGVPRTYISKIENGKAMPTLSSLDRLARALQVDISALLRDANTRHRDETAVLMTDPFLAEIATYTSQLDELQRSIFLNHVRELAAGRRRTA; encoded by the coding sequence ATGGCAACCATGATGGCACCTGTCGAACAACGTGAGGTACTACGTTGCGACCACTGCAGTTTGGTGCAGTTTCGGACAGCCAATGCGCTGTGCCGCCGCTGCCACAAATGCCTCGAGGTCGAAGAGCCCGAACCAGCTCCCACACCACTGGCGCTGGTTCCCCCACCATCAACCCAGGAAGGCGGCCTGCAAGTAGCTCACGCCGTGCGAGACCTGCGCCACGTGCGCAATCTCTCGCAGCGTCAGCTCGCAGCTCGCATGGGAGTACCTCGCACCTACATCTCCAAGATCGAGAACGGCAAGGCCATGCCGACCCTCTCCTCCCTCGATCGCCTCGCTCGCGCCCTCCAGGTCGACATCTCCGCCCTGCTGCGCGACGCCAACACCCGCCATCGCGACGAGACCGCGGTCCTCATGACCGATCCCTTCCTCGCCGAGATCGCCACCTACACCTCGCAGCTCGACGAACTACAGCGGTCCATCTTCCTGAACCATGTTCGCGAACTGGCCGCGGGACGCCGCCGTACCGCGTAA